One Esox lucius isolate fEsoLuc1 chromosome 1, fEsoLuc1.pri, whole genome shotgun sequence genomic region harbors:
- the LOC105024070 gene encoding T-lymphocyte activation antigen CD80 — protein sequence MANHALVCHALFFLVLIPLLECQDTTTLLGEVGGAVTFQCSSDLSNTLKWFYIQRPVNESVPEFINGYHSTKPLNTEYANRTYVNHTQRTMKMWDLRPSDEGLYECHISTSKNKVKMQLQVTAHYSIPNVTVTNENNTCLVTCSSSHGYPRKEVKWRPFPNQTQWRIVDSSDYKDPVSLLFSVNSSIEINCSSGQLINISCAVGDAFSLKHICTCSTVDPPNINPIAIVLSCIAILCVLACGSVLWYRKCKSPTPNNDVDLKENQEVIQLTSNTPD from the exons ATACCACCACATTGTTAGGAGAGGTGGGTGGAGCTGTGACCTTTCAGTGTTCATCTGACCTCTCAAATACTCTGAAGTGGTTTTACATTCAAAGACCTGTCAATGAGAGCGTCCCTGAGTTCATCAATGGCTACCATTCAACAAAGCCCCTAAATACAGAGTATGCAAATCGAACGTACGTAAACCACACCCAGCGAACCATGAAAATGTGGGATCTGCGCCCGTCAGACGAGGGGTTGTATGAATGTCACATATCAACATCCAAGAACAAAGTGAAAATGCAGCTCCAGGTCACAG CCCACTACAGCATCCCTAACGTAACAGTAACCAATGAAAACAACACTTGCTTGGTGACATGTTCTTCCAGCCATGGTTACCCACGTAAGGAGGTCAAGTGGAGGCCGTTTCCAAATCAGACCCAGTGGAGAATAGTGGACAGCAGTGATTACAAGGACCCAgtctctctgctgttttctgtCAACAGTTCCATCGAGATCAACTGCTCGTCTGGGCAGCTGATCAACATCAGCTGTGCTGTAGGGGACGCCTTCTCACTGAAACACATATGCACAT GTAGTACTGTGGATCCTCCTAACATCAATCCCATCGCCATTGTTCTGAGTTGCATTGCGATACTATGTGTGTTGGCCTGTGGATCTGTTCTATGGTACAGGAAGTGTAAATCACCCACACCCAATAATG ATGTGGATCTTAAAGAAAATCAAGAAGT AATACAACTGACCTCAAATACCCCAGATTGA